In Patescibacteria group bacterium, a genomic segment contains:
- a CDS encoding NAD(P)-binding domain-containing protein, which yields MNKKIGFIGQGFIGKNYADDFESRGYDVVRYSLDEEYKDNKDLIKDCDIVFIAVPTPQKKDGFDSSILLSIFSLIGDGKIAVIKSTVKVGLTRTFQEKFKNIIIIHSPEFLTELSASIDAKFPNRNIIGISEIGSEILYNTAKEILEILPRAPYNLITSYENAELIKYGGNNWFYFKVIYMNMLYDLAQKTKNADFDIIKEAMSQDPRIGITHLNAFHKSGRGAGGHCFVKDFECFIEMTKDAGLDANLLESVRNKNLELLKSTNKDEEIIKEIYDNL from the coding sequence ATGAATAAAAAAATAGGATTTATTGGTCAGGGATTTATTGGCAAAAATTATGCTGATGATTTTGAGTCGCGTGGATATGATGTAGTTAGATATTCATTGGATGAAGAATATAAAGACAATAAAGACTTAATAAAGGATTGTGATATTGTTTTTATCGCTGTTCCTACTCCCCAAAAAAAAGATGGTTTTGATTCTAGTATATTGCTATCTATATTTTCTTTGATTGGAGATGGAAAGATTGCAGTAATAAAATCTACTGTAAAAGTAGGACTTACTAGAACTTTTCAAGAAAAGTTCAAAAATATTATAATTATTCATTCTCCAGAGTTTCTTACTGAGTTAAGTGCCAGCATAGATGCAAAATTTCCAAATAGAAATATTATAGGTATTTCTGAAATAGGAAGCGAAATTTTGTATAATACAGCAAAAGAAATTTTGGAAATATTGCCACGTGCTCCTTACAATCTCATTACAAGTTATGAAAATGCAGAACTTATAAAATATGGTGGAAACAATTGGTTTTATTTCAAAGTTATTTATATGAATATGCTTTATGATTTAGCTCAAAAAACAAAAAATGCAGATTTTGATATTATAAAAGAAGCGATGAGTCAAGATCCTAGAATAGGAATTACACATTTAAATGCTTTTCATAAAAGTGGTCGTGGTGCTGGTGGGCATTGTTTTGTAAAAGATTTTGAATGTTTTATAGAAATGACAAAAGATGCTGGTCTTGATGCAAATTTGCTTGAAAGTGTGAGAAATAAGAATTTGGAATTATTAAAATCTACAAATAAGGATGAAGAGATTATAAAAGAAATATACGATAATCTTTAG